The genomic window tgatgacaatttgtgattggtcgcacctattgaatggcgcatagcactgctacaacaacaaataccggGCGATTTTTATCAAATGACGACTGCATTTTGTAACATTGACTTCACCGTCTGGTTTATTGCGTCAGGAGTTGTATGTAAACATACAAGGAAGTGCAAGCCACAATTGTGACGTAATGACTTAGCCACACACCTGGTAACTATGTTTCACTTACATACAATCGGTTGTAAATTAAATTGGAAATTGAGCACAGTCTTAAGCCGAAGAGGTGGTGGTACGACCTGTACCGACCTTAGTAGAGTCCACTTGAACATAAATAAGTATATCTGTATCAGTATGCGCCGTTTAAACACTTATGCGGGAAAGATTGGTATACTGCACTTCGACCACTGTAGAAACTTTTAAAATTAGCTACCAGAAAGAGTTTATAGTTTTAGTGAAAATGGCGAGAAAGAAGTTTGTCATGGATAAGGTCGAGAGGATGATagggtaaacaattttttttgaacattggTCTGATTATTCCAAATTCAAAGCAATAATTATTACACTGTAAGGAAAATGATTTGCTAAGTGATTTTCTATTGAAGGCTATCCACGCAAAAAGGGGGTAAGCCGCGTAGCTAGAAAAGTGATATATTCCGTTTTGCTTGATATACTACTGAGCCTGTTTACTCCTTAGGCGAATATCATTACTTCTAGCGCCATTTACGTATGGGTACAAAAAGTTGGCCAATACTGTGTAAAAATTAACAATTTAAGGAAGTATTTTTCACCAGAATCGCAACCAACATAACTGATAGCTTCATATTCTTATTTGTGAAATACTTTTGGTACaacataaaacaattttttttctacatgtCTGTCTAATGACTATTTCAATTGTAGGTGTTAGttgcaacaaaaaaattcttaaaggTAATGGTATGCCAAATATGTATGCATGAATGTAGGTGAAATAGTATATGGTGGTACCGAAGGTGAATATTTTAAGGTGTGAACGAATATATCGCAAGTGAGTTGAAATACTTCAACATTTACGTAACACAGTAATACATAATACTTAAGTATAAAAACACTGATCCTAAACGAATGATAGTTCACCAAAAAAATGACAGCAAAAACTGAAAAAGTCGCTTCGTTACCGTTCCACCTTCTCTTTTATTCCTTGACAAAAGTGTATATATCCCATACCCTAtatcagggcattttttaagtattacgaacgtggccaaatggccacgtagtagtccgccgtggccacgtagtaatcataatctggccacaactaaatttcgaaaatgcgtgaacaacacctaactgaaataatgtcagaaattttctgaaaatacatgatttccccaaaatgtcaaaaaatatataacttgctaattctaatgaagtttttggtactaatcgaagaaatttatcaacgaatgaatgatagttagagatgggaaaggggtaaatacccaaatggtaaatacacggtaaattggttatacatggtaaaaatgggtaaagtcccaaatatttacccaaaataaatacccacgacggccaccgtggtgtgatggtagcgtgcttcgcctaccacaccggatgccctgggttcaaaccccgggcaaagcaacatcaaacattttagaaataaggtttttcaattagaagaaattttctctaagcggggtcgcccctcggcagtgtttggcaagcgctccgggtgtatttctgccatgaaaagctctcagtgaaaactcatctgccttgcagatgccgttcggagtcggcataaaatcatgtaggtcccgtccggccaatttgtagggaaaatcaagaggagcacgacgcaaattggaagagaagctcggccttaggtctcttcggaggttatcgcgccttacatttatttatttatttttaagggtaaaaattatcttttggaaaatatgggaaaccaacacacaaattcattccaaaatgtatccaatttgtcctatattggtgggtagttatccattatgctatcggttgaattagttttaatctgtaatccagcgtttttcaaaaatatttagccaataatgcatgccgttgcaaatatttaagtttacccagtaaacattttgacTCGAAAAAGAGtaggaaaaatatctaaattggagcctttacagccggtatgtgctcatttgggaggccgaaaccaatgtatttccttcttgcaatggtcgtcctatatgagcctattaacgtaaatcatttgagcctaaaaaagatgcttatacaatagggcgggtcgatttaaaaatcgctcattgctctgtgaaaatcgtattctagggatcaaaataaggaactttgacgaaggaaccatacctctaaaacgaattctgatgtcccccctttgggtcgaacttttgggtaggggcaattttaattctacctgctgtgtcttgtggtggcttaaaaacaacaacacaagtaattttacgatctgcaattgtgtcacagtgataccttcattttttaaaatggttgaataaaaaacccacacaactatgtttacgacatgtaaatgcatcacagtgatgccttgcttttaaaagggggttgtaaaaacgctaatttctaataattttttaatttcttttctattactaagttaaattcattttttcatttacatatgttctgactaaataaatttctaaagagaaaaataaactccaaaaagaaaaaaaaacataggcatttcaaagtgggatttttcaaaatttgcaagttcgacccaaagggggggcatcagaattcgttttagaggtatggttccttcggcaaagtttcttattttgatccctagaatatgattttcacagatcaatgggcgatttttttgcctccccataaatcgacccggcctattatacaataaaagaatagtaagggtaaaaataatgtacaaatgtaattcattttgtattaaaatgaacagtgatcgtaacaaagtttcaaaatttgttccaaactcgctgtgacgaacataaatagttgataaatgataatttttgcatgcaagattaggagcttttaggccgttaaataaaaggcaaaaattaaattttcttttaccctcctactcgtttcgacgcttttctgattcctatattgcccacttattttggattcgtttcggattcttaaattatgagcgccgtgagcctgtttgtttgggtaaatatgtgtcccttataaatattctcttacagttctggagtttaatatggttcaaaagcttcaaaaatgctatcaccttagagtcttctatgactccgatttgatgaaattataaacaaacgaaaaatattagaattagtaaactaggcagctccggaaaaaaactctgaaatttttctgcgacaatttattctaaataaataattaactcaactaatacttatttcatttctatcttatcctcatgtgagttttatcacattctcccctatgttttccgcttccgATATATGTCAAAAaccttcctaaaagccctgaagtagtgtcattaaaaggctcaaaattagcagtatatgacgccaataaggctcatatatgatatcggaaggtctgtataagacttatgttagagacaaaatataagcatatagcattcgcttcaggttcctaaatgagttcataacgagtgcaaacgatccaaagtttggactcctttcagactaattgttgactccgagtgtttgctgggttgtttgtttaaaataaaaacgaaatttttttaatttcaaatggcatataaatttaattgctgaattgtaattccaagcagcctcgattcaaacgatttttaaatacgcaaaaaaagatacaaaaaaggaatattccgggtattttcccggtatttacccataaaaatggtaaatacccggtagaatcccaactctaatgatagttcaacaaatatactatcaatgaggatttatatggaaaagaacataggtactcacgacttccgtgacatatataaattctacaaattctgcacgtgctcgagggttttttgtcagcatataataaaaaaattttggccaagtatataataagttggatatgaaaaataactactcctgggattacttgttttattgcaaatgttttggtatgagtgagtcgcaaccacggttgccacagcatgttttttttttttgaccaaaaatggcaatattcaaaagctgaccggtatggtcagtcatgtcgaggagatatttttcttttggccacctagtgaaaaatccttaaaaaatgccctgcccTATATTATTGATGTACATAGACATCAAAGGTTGATGtattgaacaaaataaatgatGTTGCGATTCCGAATGGTAGAATACatttattcaataatacaaataGTAGCAATCAAAATCAGAATGTAAAGTTGCAAAGGGCACAGCACCAAGACAACAGCCAAATTACCTATTTCTATTTACTAAAATCAATTAGTATAAGAACAAGGCAGATCGAATAAAAGGTATCAAAGTTCTTGCAACGTTTGTAGAAGCCTGGTAAAATGTTGACTGGTCAATTTTCCACTCTGCCCTAGAAAGTATTCCGCAGGAAGTGGAGGACTTCCACTGAGTTGAAAGAAGCCAGTGGGGTATTACTTGAGTGCTCGCAGTTGTCGCTCGCTATCTGAAAGAAGTTTCAGCAGTGACAATATTTTGAAATACGAAGAGAGAAGGCAGAAgaaaatgaagctaatatctaaGCAGAAAATTAACAAACTGTCAAACTATTGGAAGATTGTTTTCGTTTCTTCGATctacttaaaaaatttcaaatatcccTAGTGTTTGTTTGATTGCTTAATTGGCTTACAAACTTCATTTCTTATCGACAACTAGAAAAAAGTTCCGAAAGGTCAACACCAACATGCaaacttattttatttcaactttaccCTTACCGTAAGCCCCACAAGGCTTacatgttattaaaaaaaaaaaaaattcgaaattaaaCGATGAGACTATGGCTTGGAAACACGTACCTTCCAACCTTCCCATCAGTGTGACACCTAGCGATGCTCATTCTAAAAGCTATATCGGAATATGCATCATAGCTATGCTTGTCGATAATATTCAATGGAGTATTTAAAATCGCGTCCTTTCCAAACCTCCTAATGAAGCGGTAGTAAAAGCATCTCATTTGAAAGCGAATAACGGTAAAGGTACACCCCTATGCTTttcggggagtgttatagatgttgatggttctttgccggacaTAAATCCAGTACGCTGCGGGAGCAAGAGTCATTGAGGTACAAGCATGGCCaacttgggaacgatttaatatgagcaCATTAACCTTCTAAGCCATCTCGCCTCGGTTTGAACAACATAAAACAGGAGCTCGGGCTCATATCGTAATCACATCCTTAAAGGGGTTTACATGGCACAAACGTAACATTCGTATGAATAGCTTCTAAAATAACATAACTGTGCTAATAATTGGTAAGCACCTAAGTCttgtataaaaatataagtgtagGGAGCAATATTGGTCTACAGTTTTACACGCTAATACATTGAATTgtaaaatacataattttagaGCATTCCAATGCAACGAATACTAACAGAGCTCTATACAAATATGTTGGGCGAATAACTTCCGCGTAATATTGGACAACATAATTAGGGTATGAATAATTAGCGTTGAGTACAACAGCGTATCGGATACAAGTTAAACCAAACATATCATTAGCGCGAGCCCGaatataaaattgaaatattatgAAGAAAAGtagaaagaaactaaaaaaaaattataaaattaaataatttaaaaagttcTTCAAACTTGCACACAACTTACCATTCTCAATAACTTTTTATTACGTATTAACATCTCCTCAGCGCTACTATTTCTTATAAATTGCATTTGTCGATTGCAATCGCGTTCGCGCATGCGTTGACGCAGCCATTGctgttcctgttgttgttgttcacgCGCAGCGCAACGTTCACGTTCTCTAATGCGCTGTATTTGCGCTTCGGTTGCTGAAGTACTTTTCTTATCAGCACACACACAATCAGCACTGTAGAAATCAtcgttgtttttattgttgttgctaatACTTGCAATCATGCGTGTTTCATCCTTTTTAACACCACCGCTGCTATTGCTACTGCTGTGTGGAGCATGCACGCTGGCATGCACTTCAATGCGCGATACGCAATGATCATCGTCATCTGCTGGCTGGGATTCGACAACAATACCGCCATCACACTCATAAAAGGAGCAATTGTCTTCATCGCAACTGGTCAAACTGCAGCCACAGTGCTCTTGTTCGTCGCGCTCTGCTAATGTTTTTGTTGGAATTGGACTTTTGTTTTTAAACACTGCACAGTTTTGCTCTGGCAACGGCTCATTTATGAATGCATTATTCCAAAATATACCGCCACTACTACCGATACCGCTGCTTACACTACCTATAGAGTTTCTCGGATTCACCCCTTCTTCTTCATTGCACGTTACCTCACCACATTCAACGCAGCTTACTTCACAAAAAGTATCCGTCGAAGGCGTTGGTGAAGCAGCGCATGCGCGTATCGTTTCGTTTCGAGCACCATTGGCGCTTTTATTCATGCATGCTGCACGATTAAAGAAAATACCTGATTTTGCCATGCGATCTAAGCTGCCAAAGTAATCAGCGACCTCCTCGAATTCATCATCATTTTTTCGACAGCGGCACTTACATTTACAATTGTTACTTGACGCGCCGCTTGAAATGGTTGTATAAGAGCTCCCAGACGAAGAGGATTTGCTAGAATTCGAGTGCGATGATGACTCAGATGCGCGCGAGGTGTAAGAGTTTATAGAAATGGATGAAGCGCGCGTTGAATTTTCATCTACTCCTGCGCTGGTGGTTGAGCTGCGTACAAAGATTTTCACGCTGTGCTTATCGCTATCGCCACTGGGGCTGCGTATGCctctgctattgttgttgttggcgttgttgTGTAAATGTTGAAGCGCACTTGCAGTCTTCGCTATGATAGGCGGGGGAGGCGATGATGACGCCATTAACGTGTACGCATCGCAGTTATTTTGCTCGCTTACCCAATCATCATCAATTTTTATTGTCGTAGCGCATAACGGCTGGCGCTCACCGCTTTGGATATTTTTCTTATTGTTGTTGCAATTTGTGTTGTTGTAAATGCGTTGTTCATTATTTTTGAGGTCGATTTCAATGTTACACTGTTTCGTATTGCTAGCGCTTGCGGCTTCTGCTGTCGTCCGGTTAGACAACTTATCACCATCACCCAACTTTTTGCCATTGCTGTTGTTGTGGGGTTTTGCTGTCGCCGCTATTAATAACTCATCCGTTGTAGGTTTGGTGAGACTCTTTTTTGCGAAATTTTGCACATCGTTCGGGTCAACACTTGGCGCAGTTGCTTTCCCAACATGAATTTTGATTTGTCCCTCATTTAGCTTGTCGTTAGGGAAATCTTTTAGTTTGGACGTTGCAGCAGTTGAAGATAGTTGAAGTTTGTGCTGCTGCATGATTGTTGGCTCGTTGTGTCCTTGACAGAGAAAAATTTTTACGCAGTCCTCACACTTTTCCAGATTTTTCATATTATTTTCTTTAGTTTTGCGCTCTTTCGCATCAGCGGAGGACGAGACGCCAGAGTCTGAGCAACAACTCTCGATCGATAAGCGTTTGCGCGTATTCAGTTCCTCGTCAGACAATTGTGGTGTGCTAGCGCTGCTATTTCCGCTGCTGCCTGTTGCATTACTCGTCGCAGATATGGGACAGTTAGTGAAATTACAGTTTTTATAGCCACACGTACGCCGACGGCTATCCGTAGGTGATTTGTGCTGAGCCGCCTTTGTCGCATTTTGTGCACTAGTGCATTCCATATCTGCTCGATTCCCTAACGCTTCACCTCCTGCCGCTACCGCTCTACTGTCGTTTCTTTCTTTCGACTCGTTTAATTGGTTAACAATCAAGAGCGGCTGGCGCTTTTTCCGTATATGTACACGCTCAGTTTTAAGCTTTTGAAAATTTGCTAACGCTTGCAAGCGCGTTTGTTTCAGCAAGCTATCTTCAGCGCGCTCCTCACAATCTGTCTTCTTGGCGCTGCTGCTACACATCGGCTTATCTGTCGTCTCAAGCATGGTTGTAGGTTTGGTGGAACGCAGTTGCATTTTTTCGCCGGTGCATTGCATACGAAATTCGGCAGTTATCTGGCGCTGCAACTGCTGCCTGCGATCTTCATCTTGATCAAAAATTTGGCGTATGCGCCGCTGTAGCTGCTCGTTTGTTTCACTGTAGTGCAACGCCGAGCTCGTGGATTGCCGCTGTTGCGCTTCTGTTATAAGTTTTGGTATGCGCGACACTTGCGCCCGCTGTTGATCGGGTGACGCGCGCTGACTATTAACACCTTCGTTCCGCACCAAGCTGACTTCTTCCATGGCAGTGCTTCTACTTTCTACAACGCAGTCCAAGCAATCACCAGAAGCGCTAGAGTTACTAAAACGTTTTACACGTTCTTCAATGCTAGGCAGTGGATCGCGTGGACGCATACGCATATTTGGCTCCTTTTTCGGTATTGGCGCAAGGCGTAGCGGCTGCTTAGGTAGTGCACCTGCGCTGGTTGTGGATTTAACAGGAGCGACTGTTGGCAGCAGTGGTGGTGCAGGCGCACGATATTGTTTTGTAGAACGCCGTTGCTCTGGTTGTTTGACTTGCTCGAAAAGTCGATTGATTTGCGTCACCACTTCTGGCATTTGCGCCGCCGAATGTGTAGATGGCGGCAGCGATAAACGCTTCAAACCCACGCTACTCGCCGTAGCACCCTGCTTTAATTGATGTGCGCAATCAGTTTTCTCAATACGCGCTATACGATCAGCGCGTGACTTAACACCTGCGCGTGCGATATCGCGTCGTATATCGCAGGTAGTAATGCGCGCGCGATAATTCCAGCTGTTTGATTTTTCACAATCATGATAAACTGTAGATGTACCATCGCAAGTATCCTCATCGGAGGAGCAAGATGATTGCGTAGCAGAATTGCAAGCGGAGGTACAGCACGATTGTAGGTCGGCATAATCTTCAGTGTCGTCGTGAGTGTCTTTAGCGCGTGTGCATGTTATGCTTGCGCTTGCAGCAGTGAAGGCGACATTTTGCGTTGACGCTGCTGTTGTATGATATTTATGCGTTGTAGCATCTACGCAGCaagattgctgttgttgttgtgtttgcgaCTTTGCTTGCGGCAGTTGATGTATAAATTTCCATGATTCTATAGTAGGCGGCGGTAATGGTTGCTGGTGTGCTGCGCGAATATTATTCGAAATGGGGCGCTGTACAATCGCGCTTTGACGCTTGTTACCATTAGTTGCGCCCAATTTTGAGTTAGCATGTTGTTTGTGATCTATGTTGTTAGATTGTATATAACCTTGGTATTTGGCAGGTGCATCCACAAAGCTGTGTCGCGTTGGTTGCTGCCGCTGTGGCTGAAGCGCGCCAGTTGTAGAACGCGGCTTACGCGCTTCCTTGCACTGTTGCACATAGTTGACTTTAAGCAGCTCCATTTGTGGTATTTCCGCGCTGGACATGCGAGAGTCTAATGTGCTATCCAATGCAAGGCTAGCTAGCGTTTCATTGGAAGGTTTGCGTTGCGTTTTATTGAGTGGCattattagaaatttttaaactttttattcaatttgaattatttaatattttaaacctTTATTTCACAATTATTTTcttattacaatatttttttttgatttgggtTTGTTTTTTATCTCACTCACtgtattgttattaaaattatgtATCTTGCGCGCCAATAAATTACTGCACTTTGAGTTGCGCCGGCGCGGCGCCTCATTCCTATAAAGTAAAAATCATGTGTGCTTTTAACTTGAATAATTTCGATTTCATATgagatatttttgtattatatttttttaaattaatttatcacTTATTTGtatcttcgaaattttcgttttctcacTACTTGTTCACATTTTCATTTCGTTTCTCATTTTATTCACTCAATCGTACtaaataattataaacaattttctttCAAACAATGCAAAGCCACTGCTGTTGGTCATTGCCGTTATTGTATCGCATTCACCAGCATTCATTTATAATTAGtttgttttcatttcatatcGGTATGTCACTGATTGTTGTTGTAACATAATACTTACTAACAAAACACATTTGATCCGCTAATCGTTGTTGACTCGTCAAAGTTTCGGCTTAAACTGTTCGTTGCAATAAGCCAAGTTTATAGCCATAAGCTGGCTGTTGAAGCTAATAAAGTAATTTCGAATATGTTGCGGTTGTAAGGTCAGGCAATCAACATGACTAACGCAAAATGTCTAACGCAACATGTGTCATGCAACATTTGCGCTCCAACATGCTTGCTCAAACTGATTCGTTGTTTGATGCTGTTTCAAGTTCAGCTGGCTATTTGCTTGTACTTGGTAAACAGACGAGCGTTCGTGTGCTTGCaggctatattttttttttaaatattttttcctttAAGTTTTATTGCTTGTCTGACAAGTTCTTGGCCAAATTCAAGTCTCCTTATTACCTGGTTTGTTATTGGTTCGGTTTTAGTGTTGTGAGACTGCACTGCACATTGAATTGTTAGTTTACAGGAAAATTTATTTCAGGTTACGAgatcaatttttgatattttatggGGAATTCAAAGTAGTTGCTTGAGAAgtcctttttatttaaattattcctACAGCTGTAATCTGCTGAATCATAAAAAATCAACAGACCATGATATTATATTAGGTTTCAGTATGCTCTAAAATTATTCAGGGAAGAGCTAACGAGCTCCCTAGGTATTCTGATGAGATTTTGTGTTGCAGTGGTCCATAAAGTTTCAGGATATGACGGACCTTTCGTAAGTATTATATAGATTGTTTAACTTGCCGTGAGTCTTAGGAGACTTTGGGCTGCTGTGCTCTAACAAATGTTGAAGGGAAGTTCTGAAGTAGTTTTAAATGAGTCTGATGAGTTTATTTAGTTGCAGTCAATTTTGGGATATTTAGTGTTGCAGTGTTCATTTGCATAATTTATGAGTGAAATGTGGAAGCCCTTCTAAgttatttgataaaaatttgggcTACAGTGCTCTATAAAATTTACGAAAGTAGCTCTTTGAGGAGTCTCCGGAGTATTTGGTTTGTAGTACTCTATCAAATTTGGAAAGGTTGTACTAAGGCAGTTTTTAAGGAGTTTGATGAGTTTTTGGGtgagattaggttgaactggcgtgtcaataaagacttcacatatactgaatgtgttcatagtgctcgccaaatttgtttgacgaccaaacgagaGAACCCcgatcaggtaccaggacttatgttagagaataactccgtcctcttggcaacttggtacctagcttaattgctgcctccagatctggcaactctgccgcccctggTTACTGGAACCTtcacctggcgagcgcaggacacgaacacagaccATGTTCAACCGTTACTTCCTGCAGACCGCACTTCTTCCACcagctgttactgacgagacctaacttataagcatgtgacgtcagaatgCAGTGTCCAGGTAGTATGCCCATCGCTTAAGTCTTCTCTTATTTTTGGTAATCTATAAAATTTCCGAGAAAAGGGCTGAAGGAGACTAAGCAGTCTGAAAAGATTTCGGGAGAAGCTCTTTGAGTTCCCTAAGGAGCCTTTGTAGCTTTTGGCAGGTAATGGCCTATACAATTTCGGAGGGAAGCTCTAAGGGCGCTTTTAAGAAGTCTGGTGAGTTTTTGGGTTCCGTGCTCTATAAAACTTTCGAGGAAAAAACATAAGCATAAGAAGTCTGAGAGGCTTTCTAGAAATGGAGATGAGTGTTTGGTTGATTTGTTTGCTTTCAGTT from Eurosta solidaginis isolate ZX-2024a chromosome 3, ASM4086904v1, whole genome shotgun sequence includes these protein-coding regions:
- the LOC137245342 gene encoding uncharacterized protein isoform X1 produces the protein MPLNKTQRKPSNETLASLALDSTLDSRMSSAEIPQMELLKVNYVQQCKEARKPRSTTGALQPQRQQPTRHSFVDAPAKYQGYIQSNNIDHKQHANSKLGATNGNKRQSAIVQRPISNNIRAAHQQPLPPPTIESWKFIHQLPQAKSQTQQQQQSCCVDATTHKYHTTAASTQNVAFTAASASITCTRAKDTHDDTEDYADLQSCCTSACNSATQSSCSSDEDTCDGTSTVYHDCEKSNSWNYRARITTCDIRRDIARAGVKSRADRIARIEKTDCAHQLKQGATASSVGLKRLSLPPSTHSAAQMPEVVTQINRLFEQVKQPEQRRSTKQYRAPAPPLLPTVAPVKSTTSAGALPKQPLRLAPIPKKEPNMRMRPRDPLPSIEERVKRFSNSSASGDCLDCVVESRSTAMEEVSLVRNEGVNSQRASPDQQRAQVSRIPKLITEAQQRQSTSSALHYSETNEQLQRRIRQIFDQDEDRRQQLQRQITAEFRMQCTGEKMQLRSTKPTTMLETTDKPMCSSSAKKTDCEERAEDSLLKQTRLQALANFQKLKTERVHIRKKRQPLLIVNQLNESKERNDSRAVAAGGEALGNRADMECTSAQNATKAAQHKSPTDSRRRTCGYKNCNFTNCPISATSNATGSSGNSSASTPQLSDEELNTRKRLSIESCCSDSGVSSSADAKERKTKENNMKNLEKCEDCVKIFLCQGHNEPTIMQQHKLQLSSTAATSKLKDFPNDKLNEGQIKIHVGKATAPSVDPNDVQNFAKKSLTKPTTDELLIAATAKPHNNSNGKKLGDGDKLSNRTTAEAASASNTKQCNIEIDLKNNEQRIYNNTNCNNNKKNIQSGERQPLCATTIKIDDDWVSEQNNCDAYTLMASSSPPPPIIAKTASALQHLHNNANNNNSRGIRSPSGDSDKHSVKIFVRSSTTSAGVDENSTRASSISINSYTSRASESSSHSNSSKSSSSGSSYTTISSGASSNNCKCKCRCRKNDDEFEEVADYFGSLDRMAKSGIFFNRAACMNKSANGARNETIRACAASPTPSTDTFCEVSCVECGEVTCNEEEGVNPRNSIGSVSSGIGSSGGIFWNNAFINEPLPEQNCAVFKNKSPIPTKTLAERDEQEHCGCSLTSCDEDNCSFYECDGGIVVESQPADDDDHCVSRIEVHASVHAPHSSSNSSGGVKKDETRMIASISNNNKNNDDFYSADCVCADKKSTSATEAQIQRIRERERCAAREQQQQEQQWLRQRMRERDCNRQMQFIRNSSAEEMLIRNKKLLRMADVIHELRPRSMDCVIDSTTGLLNGDNTGSSPDSLNHPQNQQDAEARRIHRGHVLTELLETERIYVNEMASILKGYRDQMLSEEMMHLVPASLQGKEDILFGNLHELFTFHNDVFLKDLENCISTTELVALCFVQRRDTFYRLYSFYCQNIPRSDRLRETLVDTHLFLQECQKRLGHKLPLGAYLLKPVQRITKYKLLLENLLSSSDSGSCTKELQKALDCMLIVLRCVNDSMHQVAITGFPSNLSQQGELLLQDPFQVWTESKKDLRLRKKPQQRHIFLYQKSMIFCKKTSKPGHNKSTYQFKHQLKLSQIGLTESVRGDITRFEVWLQGRQEVHTLQATTEDVKNKWVTEIKRLLLNQLEELKGEKIKQYSMSHHGLRQTTSWDTPNILLGMTQRAVSCDASSESSNRNSNCSSSGDDAYPHGMPLTATGNGNAHAHGNGSGGGGVGGAASADKDQQEACGWSSDYSNSEDEMSIIEDSSAPGSKFVALADYTAMGHSEVSMREGGTVELLKVGCAGWWFVRDLEANTEGWTPAAYLEPLNRKSSRSSSRNQERINLTKYIE
- the LOC137245342 gene encoding uncharacterized protein isoform X2, which codes for MPLNKTQRKPSNETLASLALDSTLDSRMSSAEIPQMELLKVNYVQQCKEARKPRSTTGALQPQRQQPTRHSFVDAPAKYQGYIQSNNIDHKQHANSKLGATNGNKRQSAIVQRPISNNIRAAHQQPLPPPTIESWKFIHQLPQAKSQTQQQQQSCCVDATTHKYHTTAASTQNVAFTAASASITCTRAKDTHDDTEDYADLQSCCTSACNSATQSSCSSDEDTCDGTSTVYHDCEKSNSWNYRARITTCDIRRDIARAGVKSRADRIARIEKTDCAHQLKQGATASSVGLKRLSLPPSTHSAAQMPEVVTQINRLFEQVKQPEQRRSTKQYRAPAPPLLPTVAPVKSTTSAGALPKQPLRLAPIPKKEPNMRMRPRDPLPSIEERVKRFSNSSASGDCLDCVVESRSTAMEEVSLVRNEGVNSQRASPDQQRAQVSRIPKLITEAQQRQSTSSALHYSETNEQLQRRIRQIFDQDEDRRQQLQRQITAEFRMQCTGEKMQLRSTKPTTMLETTDKPMCSSSAKKTDCEERAEDSLLKQTRLQALANFQKLKTERVHIRKKRQPLLIVNQLNESKERNDSRAVAAGGEALGNRADMECTSAQNATKAAQHKSPTDSRRRTCGYKNCNFTNCPISATSNATGSSGNSSASTPQLSDEELNTRKRLSIESCCSDSGVSSSADAKERKTKENNMKNLEKCEDCVKIFLCQGHNEPTIMQQHKLQLSSTAATSKLKDFPNDKLNEGQIKIHVGKATAPSVDPNDVQNFAKKSLTKPTTDELLIAATAKPHNNSNGKKLGDGDKLSNRTTAEAASASNTKQCNIEIDLKNNEQRIYNNTNCNNNKKNIQSGERQPLCATTIKIDDDWVSEQNNCDAYTLMASSSPPPPIIAKTASALQHLHNNANNNNSRGIRSPSGDSDKHSVKIFVRSSTTSAGVDENSTRASSISINSYTSRASESSSHSNSSKSSSSGSSYTTISSGASSNNCKCKCRCRKNDDEFEEVADYFGSLDRMAKSGIFFNRAACMNKSANGARNETIRACAASPTPSTDTFCEVSCVECGEVTCNEEEGVNPRNSIGSVSSGIGSSGGIFWNNAFINEPLPEQNCAVFKNKSPIPTKTLAERDEQEHCGCSLTSCDEDNCSFYECDGGIVVESQPADDDDHCVSRIEVHASVHAPHSSSNSSGGVKKDETRMIASISNNNKNNDDFYSADCVCADKKSTSATEAQIQRIRERERCAAREQQQQEQQWLRQRMRERDCNRQMQFIRNSSAEEMLIRNKKLLRMADVIHELRPRSMDCVIDSTTGLLNGDNTGSSPDSLNHPQNQQDAEARRIHRGHVLTELLETERIYVNEMASILKGYRDQMLSEEMMHLVPASLQGKEDILFGNLHELFTFHNDVFLKDLENCISTTELVALCFVQRRDTFYRLYSFYCQNIPRSDRLRETLVDTHLFLQECQKRLGHKLPLGAYLLKPVQRITKYKLLLENLLSSSDSGSCTKELQKALDCMLIVLRCVNDSMHQVAITGFPSNLSQQGELLLQDPFQVWTESKKDLRLRKKPQQRHIFLYQKSMIFCKKTSKPGHNKSTYQFKHQLKLSQIGLTESVRGDITRFEVWLQGRQEVHTLQATTEDVKNKWVTEIKRLLLNQLEELKGEKIKQYSMSHHGLRQTTSWDTPNILLGMTQRAVSCDASSESSNRNSNCSSSGDDAYPHGMPLTATGNGNAHAHGNGSGGGGVGGAASADKDQQEACGWSSDYSNSEDEMSIIEDSSAPKPIQRVGRPRHIWNRSIENLLEARAAIRNA